A window from Gossypium raimondii isolate GPD5lz chromosome 7, ASM2569854v1, whole genome shotgun sequence encodes these proteins:
- the LOC105790297 gene encoding probable E3 ubiquitin-protein ligase XERICO: MGLSSLPSPSEGVLCILLVNTALSISIVKGIIRSILHVVGVHLPPPSSDYTENLSESFDFHLNTPESYIEEFRSRTPTIHFGAVLCSCKRPQHDCQVCLTQFEPKSEINHLSCGHLFHKVCLEKWLDYWNITCPLCRTPLLPEEEASCFW, encoded by the coding sequence atgggtcTCTCAAGTCTTCCATCTCCATCAGAAGGAGTGTTATGTATACTCTTGGTAAACACAGCTTTATCTATATCTATAGTTAAAGGCATAATCCGATCGATCCTTCACGTTGTCGGTGTCCATCTCCCACCACCATCATCGGATTACACTGAAAATCTCTCGGAATCATTCGATTTCCACCTTAATACTCCTGAAAGTTACATCGAGGAATTCCGGAGTAGGACCCCAACAATTCATTTCGGTGCTGTTTTATGTAGCTGCAAACGGCCTCAGCACGACTGTCAGGTTTGTCTGACTCAGTTTGAGCCAAAATCCGAGATTAACCACTTGTCGTGTGGCCATCTCTTTCACAAGGTGTGTTTGGAAAAATGGTTGGATTATTGGAATATTACATGCCCTCTTTGCAGGACTCCCTTGTTGCCTGAAGAAGAAGCTTCTTGCTTTTGGTAA
- the LOC105790265 gene encoding OBERON-like protein, with translation MGTSSGSNINHQHMSKMLPPRQQQQQQPGSLQTSLSLISLDPHTLPNAQEPRFNLDNIHESPTESASSRETWPTADAITAKKMVNGKTENDCTEQSVIRRVSNADKITLRDIARERVDVISEKMHHLPDEFLDELKNQLKTILEGNGGSQNREEFLILQKLVQSRSDLTAKTLIRAHRAQLEILVAINMGIQAFLHPNISLSQTSLIEVFVYKRCRNIACQSQLPADDCSCEICANRNGFCNLCMCVICNKFDFEVNSCRWIGCDFCSHWTHTDCAIRDGQICMGPSAKSGTGPTEMLFHCRACNRTSELLGWVKDVFQHCVPAWDREALMRELDFVSRIFRGSDDPRGKKLFLKCEDLLEKLRGGLAESMAGRSILMFFQELDTDSSTSLENGEGGGLIAPQEACNRIADVVQEAIKKMEMVADEKMRMFKKARLALDACERELEDKAKEVAELKLERQKKKLQIEELEKIVRLKHAEADMFQLKANEAKQEAERLQRIAHAKSDKSEEEYTSSYLKLRLSEAEAEKKYLFEKIKLQESSHTSQSSNGGDPSQILTYAKIRDLLHGYNIPSKTDSHPNERHKFRTNP, from the exons ATGGGGACTTCATCTGGTTCTAATATTAACCACCAGCATATGTCGAAGATGCTACCCCCACgccaacaacaacaacaacaaccagGGAGCTTACAAACTTCGTTGTCCTTAATCTCCTTAGATCCTCACACGTTGCCTAATGCCCAAGAGCCCAGATTTAACTTGGATAACATTCATGAGTCTCCTACTGAGAGTGCTAGCTCACGAGAGACTTGGCCTACTGCTGATGCTATCACAGCAAAGAAAATGGTAAATGGGAAAACTGAAAATGATTGCACTGAGCAGTCTGTCATTCGTCGTGTCTCTAATGCTGATAAGATAACTCTTCGAGACATTGCTAGAGAAAGAGTTGATGTTATATCTGAAAAGATGCATCACCTACCTGATGAGTTTCTAGATGAGCTAAAGAATCAACTCAAGACTATTCTGGAAGGCAATGGTGGTTCGCAAAACCGAGAGGAGTTTTTAATTCTTCAGAAGCTTGTTCAAAGCAGATCTGATTTAACAGCAAAGACTTTGATTAGAGCTCACCGGGCACAACTCGAAATACTCGTTGCAATAAATATGGGAATCCAGGCCTTCCTGCATCCTAACATCAGTCTATCACAAACTTCTCTCATCGAGGTTTTTGTGTACAAAAGATGCAGAAATATTGCATGCCAAAGCCAACTACCTGCAGATGATTGCAGCTGTGAAATATGTGCCAATAGGAATGGATTTTGCAATCTTTGTATGTGTGTTATCTGCAACAAGTTCGATTTTGAAGTAAATTCCTGCCGTTGGATTGGTTGTGATTTCTGTTCCCATTGGACTCATACGGATTGTGCTATTCGTGATGGTCAAATTTGTATGGGTCCTTCTGCTAAAAGTGGAACAGGTCCTACTGAAATGCTTTTCCACTGCCGAGCTTGCAATCGAACATCTGAGCTGTTGGGTTGGGTTAAAGATGTCTTTCAACATTGTGTTCCAGCCTGGGATAGAGAGGCTCTCATGAGAGAACTTGATTTTGTTAGTAGGATTTTCCGTGGAAGTGATGATCCCAGAGGGAAGAAACTCTTTTTGAAGTGTGAGGATCTTTTAGAAAAATTGAGGGGTGGACTAGCCGAGTCCATGGCTGGCAGATCGATATTAATGTTTTTCCAAG AGCTTGATACAGATTCTTCAACAAGCCTGGAAAATGGGGAAGGTGGTGGGTTGATAGCACCACAAGAAGCATGCAATAGAATAGCAGATGTAGTGCAGGAGGCCATAAAGAAGATGGAAATGGTGGCCGATGAGAAAATGAGGATGTTCAAAAAAGCTCGCTTAGCTCTCGATGCTTGTGAACGAGAGCTCGAAGACAAGGCCAAAGAAGTAGCAGAACTGAAGCTGGAGAGACAGAAAAAGAAGCTACAGATAGAAGAACTAGAGAAAATAGTTAGGCTTAAACATGCAGAAGCGGATATGTTCCAACTCAAAGCCAACGAAGCAAAACAAGAAGCCGAGAGGCTTCAAAGAATTGCTCACGCCAAATCCGACAAATCAGAGGAAGAGTATACTAGCAGTTATCTCAAACTCCGCTTGAGTGAAGCCGAGGCTGAGAAGAAGTATTtgtttgaaaagataaagcTGCAAGAGAGTTCACACACTTCACAGAGCAGTAACGGTGGCGACCCTTCGCAGATTCTGACATATGCCAAAATCCGTGATCTTCTCCATGGATACAATATCCCCTCTAAGACAGATTCTCACCCAAATGAGCGCCACAAATTTAGAACAAATCCTTAA
- the LOC105790279 gene encoding uncharacterized protein LOC105790279, with protein sequence MLGRSGLSRTGSFRPENLGQNALHMIGHLCFTLFVIGVLVFTIITATYEPKNPIFHPSTKIETFLTSSSNATFRSDNTVVRTGEDFMVSNQTAFATFINAKDVVETKEGSTDEISLSRCEGDWKEPIDCKDPEVFHLMMKVVIERFEDIHFYQFGKPAPGPKENTCDMAWRFRPKEGKTVAFFKDYRRFVIKRSKKCELRVVSIGDYHSGVNARKKKRKNQKPGFEQGGVPLPVVGEPINDSLPVVESEIAFSRGKYLIYAGGGDRCKNMNHYLWSYLCALGEAQYLNRTLVMDLTLCLSSIYTLSNEDEEGKDFRFYFDFEHLKETASVLDQQQFWEDWNEWQRQDGLTLYLVEDSRVTPMQLSEVKDSLIMRKFGSVEPDNYWYRVCEGETESVIRRSWHLVWKSRRLMDIVSAIASRLNWDYDSVHIVRGDKARNSDLWPNLAQDTSPNTLISTLQGKIEDGRNVYVATNEPNMSFFDPLKDKYSTHFLEDYKDLWDENSEWYSLTKELNYGIPVDFDGYMRASVDTEVFFRGKKQIETFNDLTDDCKEGVNTCNTATS encoded by the coding sequence ATGTTGGGTCGTTCTGGGTTATCTAGGACTGGAAGCTTTAGGCCAGAGAATTTAGGGCAAAATGCTTTACATATGATTGGCCATCTTTGTTTCACTCTATTCGTAATAGGTGTACTAGTTTTCACTATTATTACTGCTACTTATGAGCCAAAGAACCCTATTTTTCACCCTTCAACAAAGATCGAAACTTTCCTCACTTCCTCGTCGAATGCCACTTTTCGATCGGATAACACTGTTGTTAGAACCGGAGAGGATTTTATGGTTTCCAACCAGACTGCATTTGCCACTTTTATCAATGCGAAAGATGTAGTAGAAACCAAGGAGGGGAGTACAGATGAAATTAGCTTGTCACGATGTGAGGGTGATTGGAAAGAACCGATTGATTGTAAGGATCCGGAAGTGTTCCATTTGATGATGAAGGTGGTAATTGAGCGTTTCGAGGATATACACTTTTATCAGTTTGGGAAACCGGCTCCTGGCCCTAAGGAGAATACTTGTGATATGGCGTGGCGGTTTAGGCCTAAGGAAGGGAAGACAGTTGCTTTTTTTAAGGACTATAGACGCTTTGTTATTAAAAGATCAAAGAAATGTGAACTTAGAGTGGTGAGCATCGGGGATTATCATTCAGGCGTGAATGCAAGGAAGAAGAAGCGTAAGAATCAAAAGCCCGGGTTTGAGCAAGGTGGTGTGCCGTTGCCTGTTGTTGGGGAACCAATAAATGATTCACTTCCGGTGGTAGAGTCTGAAATTGCATTTAGCCGTGGGAAGTACTTGATTTATGCGGGTGGTGGAGATAGGTGCAAGAACATGAACCATTATTTGTGGAGTTACTTGTGTGCGTTGGGTGAAGCGCAGTATTTGAATCGCACTTTGGTTATGGATTTGACGCTTTGTTTGTCTTCGATTTACACTTTGTCAAATGAGGACGAGGAAGGCAAGGACTTTAGGTTTTACTTCGATTTTGAGCATCTAAAGGAGACAGCATCAGTGTTGGATCAACAACAGTTTTGGGAAGATTGGAACGAATGGCAAAGACAAGACGGCTTGACTCTGTATCTTGTCGAGGATTCTAGGGTGACACCAATGCAACTTTCCGAGGTGAAGGACTCTTTGATTATGAGAAAGTTCGGTTCCGTGGAGCCAGATAATTACTGGTACCGTGTTTGCGAAGGAGAAACAGAATCTGTCATTCGAAGGTCGTGGCATCTGGTATGGAAATCAAGAAGGTTAATGGATATAGTGTCAGCGATTGCATCAAGGTTGAACTGGGATTATGACTCTGTTCACATCGTGAGAGGGGATAAGGCAAGGAACTCGGACTTATGGCCTAATCTTGCACAAGATACCTCACCAAATACCCTTATCTCAACCTTGCAGGGCAAGATCGAAGACGGGAGAAACGTGTACGTTGCAACAAATGAACCCAACATGTCTTTCTTTGATCCTTTGAAAGACAAATATTCCACTCATTTCCTCGAAGACTATAAGGATCTTTGGGACGAAAATAGTGAGTGGTATTCACTGACAAAAGAACTTAATTACGGAATTCCAGTTGATTTCGATGGTTACATGAGGGCCTCTGTTGATACAGAAGTTTTCTTTAGAGGGAAGAAACAGATTGAAACTTTCAATGATCTAACTGATGATTGTAAAGAAGGTGTTAACACCTGCAATACTGCAACCAGTTAA